A genomic region of Exiguobacterium oxidotolerans JCM 12280 contains the following coding sequences:
- a CDS encoding DUF1462 family protein, translated as MEIKVYGAAVTCPSCVGAPSSEETFSWLQAVLGRKYETALTFVYVDFEQATTDDSWVDALKDDEYFYPLVLLDGEMIDEGYVQLKKVTRAIDLKLDQAAK; from the coding sequence ATGGAAATCAAGGTATATGGGGCAGCTGTGACGTGTCCGAGCTGTGTCGGGGCACCGAGTTCGGAAGAGACGTTCAGCTGGTTACAGGCCGTGCTTGGACGGAAATATGAGACGGCGTTAACATTTGTTTATGTCGATTTTGAACAGGCAACGACAGACGACAGTTGGGTGGATGCTTTAAAAGACGACGAATATTTTTACCCACTCGTCTTACTCGATGGCGAAATGATTGACGAAGGGTATGTTCAACTGAAAAAAGTCACACGTGCGATTGATCTGAAATTGGATCAGGCTGCCAAGTAA
- a CDS encoding NifU family protein: protein MEMFDQVNEVLEKLRPFLLRDGGDVELVDVEDGIVKLRLMGACGSCPSSTITLKAGIERALLEEVAGVVEVEQVF from the coding sequence ATGGAAATGTTTGATCAAGTGAATGAAGTCCTCGAAAAATTGCGTCCGTTCCTTCTTCGTGATGGAGGAGACGTTGAGCTCGTAGATGTTGAAGATGGTATCGTAAAACTTCGTTTGATGGGAGCTTGCGGTAGTTGCCCAAGTTCGACAATCACATTGAAGGCTGGTATCGAACGTGCCCTACTTGAAGAAGTAGCTGGCGTCGTTGAAGTAGAACAAGTCTTCTAA
- a CDS encoding GNAT family N-acetyltransferase encodes MITLVKPSVHLEAEYLDFLAEWEQSGEPIVPSVVSKTFLPLAEFLDEQEQEVLTAPENWVTHSTYWFYDGERIVGAVNFRHDLNDQLRQIGGHIGYGIRPSARKRGYATEGLRQALEVAKERGLESVLITCSADNIASGRVIEANGGEELEPFLKEDGTRVRRFNISLY; translated from the coding sequence ATGATTACGTTAGTAAAACCGTCCGTCCATCTCGAAGCGGAGTATTTAGACTTTTTGGCAGAATGGGAACAATCCGGGGAACCGATTGTTCCAAGTGTCGTCAGCAAAACGTTTTTACCGCTCGCTGAGTTCTTAGATGAGCAGGAACAAGAGGTTTTGACGGCCCCGGAAAACTGGGTGACACATTCGACGTATTGGTTTTACGATGGGGAACGAATCGTCGGTGCCGTGAACTTCCGTCATGACTTGAACGATCAGTTGCGACAAATCGGCGGTCATATTGGCTACGGGATTCGGCCGAGCGCTCGGAAGCGTGGTTACGCGACAGAAGGTCTGCGTCAAGCACTTGAAGTCGCAAAAGAACGTGGACTAGAGTCGGTCTTGATTACGTGTAGTGCAGACAACATCGCGTCCGGTCGTGTGATTGAGGCGAACGGTGGAGAAGAACTGGAGCCATTTTTGAAAGAAGACGGGACACGTGTACGACGATTCAACATTTCGCTGTATTAA
- a CDS encoding YuzB family protein, which yields MNPIIEFCISNLAAGTQVVMSQLERDPNVDVVEYGCLGYCGICSLDHFCLVDGETVIGETPEELLENIYAKIEENEL from the coding sequence GTGAATCCCATTATTGAATTTTGTATCAGTAACTTAGCGGCAGGTACACAAGTCGTCATGTCACAACTCGAACGCGACCCGAATGTCGATGTCGTCGAGTATGGTTGTCTAGGCTATTGTGGCATCTGTTCGCTTGATCATTTTTGTCTCGTTGACGGCGAAACCGTCATCGGAGAGACACCGGAAGAACTGTTAGAAAACATCTACGCTAAAATTGAAGAAAATGAACTCTAA
- a CDS encoding NAD-dependent epimerase/dehydratase family protein, translated as MRKVLIFGGTRYFGRRLALRLADAGDDVTLVTRGEHTPPVAKGLTFFKGDRTSSSTMKDLGGQNWDIIYDNICFNPYQAKLAVDAFEGKVGRYILTSTMSVYDGGGANLSEREYNPFPGKYELEQEHDYGEGKRQAESYFFQRATFPVIAVRFPVVLGPDDYTERLVFHVKRALAGTPVVAENLYAKMGYISSYEAASFLEWCGRSTMTGPLNAASDGVLSIQDVMDKIDRVAGTESTFATTGDDESPLAPERDFYMDTSAAKKAGYLFQHVDDWLDRLIEEEVRNHK; from the coding sequence ATGCGAAAAGTGTTGATTTTTGGTGGGACACGTTATTTTGGAAGACGCCTGGCATTACGACTCGCTGACGCCGGCGATGATGTGACGCTCGTCACACGGGGGGAACATACGCCACCTGTCGCGAAGGGCTTGACATTCTTTAAAGGGGACCGGACGTCAAGCAGTACGATGAAAGACTTGGGGGGTCAAAACTGGGATATCATCTATGACAATATTTGTTTTAATCCGTACCAGGCAAAACTTGCCGTCGATGCGTTCGAAGGTAAGGTCGGGCGCTATATCTTAACGTCGACGATGTCCGTCTACGATGGGGGCGGGGCAAATCTTTCAGAGCGAGAGTACAACCCGTTTCCCGGGAAATATGAGTTGGAACAGGAACATGATTACGGGGAAGGAAAGCGCCAAGCGGAAAGTTATTTCTTTCAACGGGCGACATTTCCTGTCATCGCCGTTCGTTTCCCGGTCGTCTTAGGACCGGATGATTACACGGAACGCCTTGTCTTCCATGTGAAACGTGCGCTCGCAGGGACGCCGGTGGTTGCTGAAAACCTCTATGCGAAGATGGGATATATCTCAAGCTATGAAGCGGCCTCGTTCCTCGAATGGTGTGGTCGTTCGACGATGACAGGACCACTGAATGCGGCGAGTGACGGCGTGTTATCGATTCAAGATGTGATGGATAAGATTGACCGTGTTGCGGGAACGGAATCAACGTTCGCGACGACGGGCGACGATGAATCACCACTGGCGCCGGAACGTGATTTTTATATGGATACGTCAGCAGCGAAAAAAGCCGGCTATTTATTCCAACACGTCGACGATTGGCTCGATCGACTCATTGAAGAGGAGGTACGAAATCACAAATGA
- a CDS encoding GNAT family N-acetyltransferase, whose translation MQIRQATVDDAEAIANVHVSAWQETYRGIMPDDYLDQLSTEKRAAKWRDLLVDGLVFVAADAKDLIGFAHGKQRQTASTEGELSAIYLLRSYQGRGIGRALVNRVVRQLEEQGVTSLIIAVLADNPACHFYERLGGVRVSECVIERGGKELEEYVYRVALPIAAS comes from the coding sequence ATGCAGATACGCCAAGCGACAGTAGACGACGCTGAAGCAATCGCGAACGTCCATGTTTCAGCGTGGCAAGAGACCTACCGCGGCATCATGCCGGACGACTATCTCGATCAGTTGTCGACAGAAAAGCGTGCCGCTAAATGGCGCGACTTGTTAGTCGACGGACTTGTTTTTGTTGCTGCCGACGCAAAAGATTTGATTGGTTTTGCCCACGGAAAGCAACGTCAAACAGCATCGACGGAAGGTGAATTATCAGCAATCTATTTGCTACGTTCGTATCAAGGTCGCGGAATCGGTCGCGCTTTAGTCAACCGCGTCGTCCGTCAGTTGGAGGAACAGGGGGTGACGTCACTCATCATTGCCGTGCTCGCGGATAATCCAGCCTGCCATTTTTATGAACGGCTCGGGGGTGTCCGTGTTTCCGAATGTGTGATTGAACGCGGCGGGAAAGAGCTAGAGGAATATGTATACCGAGTTGCTTTACCGATTGCTGCTTCGTAA
- a CDS encoding NAD(P)/FAD-dependent oxidoreductase, protein MKQLVVLGGGYGGMRICERFKDEEVAVTLVDRLPYHALKTEYYALAAGTLSDRDVRIEFPEGKHLTYKYGHVVNISPETNSVFLQDGTELFYDDLIIALGCEDKYHNIPGAQEFTYSIQTLEESRKTHQAICGLSPGATVSIVGAGLSGVELASELHESRKDLKIRLFDRGPSVLSFLSDKVSSYVQEWFEEHDVDVINNSNVTLVTADDVRNGEDVYPTNLTIWTAGTQPVKVVRDLGFEADSGGRIKLAPHHHVPEYDNLFVIGDCASLPYAPSGQLAEHQADQVVDVLEAKWAGKKLPKLPEIKLRGMLGSLGKSDGFGIVMGKQALTGKVPRLLKSGVLWKHKKIK, encoded by the coding sequence ATGAAGCAACTAGTCGTTTTAGGTGGCGGATATGGCGGAATGCGAATTTGTGAACGCTTCAAGGATGAAGAGGTCGCAGTGACGCTTGTGGATCGATTACCGTATCACGCACTAAAGACCGAGTATTACGCTCTTGCAGCAGGTACATTATCCGATCGTGATGTCCGGATTGAATTTCCGGAGGGGAAACATCTCACATATAAATATGGACATGTCGTCAACATTTCGCCGGAGACGAATTCCGTATTCTTACAAGACGGAACAGAACTTTTTTATGACGATCTCATCATCGCATTAGGTTGCGAAGATAAATACCATAACATACCGGGTGCTCAAGAGTTTACTTATAGCATTCAAACACTCGAAGAGTCACGCAAAACGCATCAAGCGATTTGTGGACTGTCACCCGGCGCGACGGTCTCAATCGTCGGTGCCGGTCTCTCGGGTGTTGAACTGGCAAGTGAACTCCACGAAAGCCGGAAGGACTTGAAGATTCGTTTATTCGATCGTGGTCCTTCTGTCTTATCGTTCTTATCTGATAAAGTATCCTCTTACGTCCAGGAATGGTTCGAGGAGCATGACGTCGATGTCATCAACAATTCGAACGTCACCCTCGTCACAGCAGATGACGTCCGCAACGGTGAGGACGTCTATCCGACGAACTTAACGATTTGGACAGCCGGAACGCAACCCGTCAAAGTCGTCCGCGATCTTGGCTTTGAAGCAGATAGTGGTGGACGGATTAAACTGGCGCCGCATCATCACGTGCCGGAATACGATAACTTGTTCGTCATCGGCGATTGCGCGAGCCTCCCGTATGCACCAAGCGGACAGCTCGCAGAGCATCAAGCCGACCAAGTCGTTGATGTCCTTGAAGCAAAATGGGCAGGAAAAAAACTTCCGAAATTACCGGAAATCAAATTACGCGGCATGCTCGGGTCACTCGGGAAATCAGATGGATTCGGTATCGTCATGGGCAAGCAGGCCCTGACCGGAAAAGTACCACGCCTCTTAAAGTCAGGTGTCTTATGGAAACATAAAAAGATTAAATAA
- a CDS encoding ECF transporter S component codes for MKRTQKMVTLSMLGSISFVLMLLNFPLPFLPNYLKIDFSDVPALIAAIMFSPVAGVIVEALKNVLYYIFRGSGVPVGELANFAAGVAFILPVSWFYHKKKSTQGLATGLVAGTITMALGLAILNYVLILPAYAWFFGMDYMLDPAVKWTTIIAGILPFNIVKALFISALFIPLFLKLKPWINRRQQTA; via the coding sequence ATGAAACGCACTCAAAAAATGGTTACACTCTCAATGTTAGGTTCAATTTCGTTTGTTCTTATGTTACTCAATTTCCCACTACCCTTTTTACCGAACTATTTAAAAATCGACTTCAGTGACGTTCCGGCGTTGATCGCTGCTATCATGTTCTCACCGGTAGCGGGTGTAATCGTCGAAGCATTGAAGAACGTGCTCTATTATATCTTCCGTGGAAGCGGTGTCCCGGTCGGCGAACTCGCAAACTTCGCAGCTGGTGTTGCTTTCATTCTTCCTGTCAGCTGGTTCTACCATAAAAAGAAATCAACACAAGGTCTTGCGACTGGTTTAGTCGCAGGAACGATTACAATGGCACTTGGACTCGCGATTCTCAACTATGTGTTGATTCTTCCCGCATATGCTTGGTTCTTCGGGATGGACTACATGCTTGATCCGGCGGTCAAATGGACAACGATCATCGCGGGTATCTTACCGTTCAACATCGTTAAGGCACTCTTCATTTCAGCACTCTTCATCCCGCTGTTCTTGAAACTAAAACCTTGGATCAACCGTCGCCAACAAACTGCATAA
- a CDS encoding HesB/IscA family protein, translating to MIQLTEAAALQVKEMMQQAPDDERNLRMLVQGGGCSGLSYGMGFDSQKETDLTFEQHGVNVIVNEKDYPVVKGLEIDYKQSMLGGGFTITNPNAIATCGCGTSFRTATNAGTPGGC from the coding sequence ATGATCCAATTAACAGAAGCAGCTGCTCTTCAAGTCAAAGAGATGATGCAACAAGCGCCGGACGATGAAAGAAATCTCCGCATGCTCGTTCAAGGTGGCGGATGCAGTGGTCTCTCCTACGGAATGGGTTTCGATAGCCAAAAGGAGACGGACCTGACATTTGAGCAACATGGTGTCAATGTCATCGTCAATGAAAAAGACTATCCGGTCGTCAAAGGATTAGAAATTGACTATAAACAATCGATGCTCGGTGGCGGATTCACAATCACGAATCCGAATGCAATCGCGACATGCGGCTGCGGGACATCATTTAGAACAGCGACGAACGCCGGGACACCCGGTGGTTGCTAA